The Falco naumanni isolate bFalNau1 chromosome 1, bFalNau1.pat, whole genome shotgun sequence genome window below encodes:
- the GNPDA2 gene encoding glucosamine-6-phosphate isomerase 2 isoform X1, with protein sequence MRLVILEDYDQASEWAAKYICNRIIQFKPSQGRYFTLGLPTGSTPLGCYKKLIEYHKNGDLSFKYVKTFNMDEYVGLPRNHPESYHSYMWNNFFKHIDIDPNNAHILDGNAPDLQAECDAFEKKIEEAGGIDLFVGGIGPDGHIAFNEPGSSLSSRTRLKTLAMDTILANAKYFDGDLSKVPTMALTVGVGTVMDAREVMILITGAHKAFALYKAIEEGVNHMWTVSAFQQHPRTIFVCDEDATLELRVKTVKYFKDGCKAKRLSSSLMLKATLYMHVTSFN encoded by the exons ATGAGGCTGGTAATTCTTGAAGATTATGATCAGGCTAGTGAATGGGCAGCAAAATACATCTGTAATCGTATTATCCAATTCAAGCCAAGCCAAGGAAGATATTTCACGCTTGGTCTACCAACAG GGAGTACACCATTGGGATGCTACAAAAAGCTGATAGAATATCACAAGAATGGAgatctttctttcaaatatgtGAAGACTTTTAACATGGATGAATATGTAG GACTTCCCAGAAATCATCCAGAGAGTTATCATTCCTATATGTGGAATAACTTCTTTAAACATATTGACATAGATCCAAATAATGCTCATATCCTTGATGGGAATGCTCCAGACTTACAGGCAGAATGCgatgcatttgaaaagaaaattgaagaaGCAGGGGGAATTGATCTGTTTGTTGGAG GCATTGGTCCAGATGGCCACATTGCATTCAATGAACCCGGATCAAGTTTGTCTTCAAGAACAAGATTAAAGACTTTAGCAATGGACACCATTTTGGCAAATGCTAAATACTTTGATGGAGACTTATCTAAAGTACCAACTATGGCGCTTACAGTTGGTGTGGGTACAGTGATGGATGCTAGAGAA GTGATGATTCTTATAACAGGTGCACATAAGGCTTTTGCATTGTACAAAGCAATTGAAGAAGGAGTTAATCACATGTGGACagtttctgctttccagcaaCACCCTCGTACTATCTTCGTGTGTGATGAAGATGCTACTTTAGAACTAAGAGTTAAAACTGTGAAGTACTTTAAAG atggCTGTAAGGCTAAAAGACTGAGTTCTAGTCTCATGCTCAAAGCAACTTTATACATGCATGTAACTTCATTTAATTAG
- the GNPDA2 gene encoding glucosamine-6-phosphate isomerase 2 isoform X2, with product MRLVILEDYDQASEWAAKYICNRIIQFKPSQGRYFTLGLPTGSTPLGCYKKLIEYHKNGDLSFKYVKTFNMDEYVGLPRNHPESYHSYMWNNFFKHIDIDPNNAHILDGNAPDLQAECDAFEKKIEEAGGIDLFVGGIGPDGHIAFNEPGSSLSSRTRLKTLAMDTILANAKYFDGDLSKVPTMALTVGVGTVMDAREVMILITGAHKAFALYKAIEEGVNHMWTVSAFQQHPRTIFVCDEDATLELRVKTVKYFKGLMHVHNKLVDPLYSMKEN from the exons ATGAGGCTGGTAATTCTTGAAGATTATGATCAGGCTAGTGAATGGGCAGCAAAATACATCTGTAATCGTATTATCCAATTCAAGCCAAGCCAAGGAAGATATTTCACGCTTGGTCTACCAACAG GGAGTACACCATTGGGATGCTACAAAAAGCTGATAGAATATCACAAGAATGGAgatctttctttcaaatatgtGAAGACTTTTAACATGGATGAATATGTAG GACTTCCCAGAAATCATCCAGAGAGTTATCATTCCTATATGTGGAATAACTTCTTTAAACATATTGACATAGATCCAAATAATGCTCATATCCTTGATGGGAATGCTCCAGACTTACAGGCAGAATGCgatgcatttgaaaagaaaattgaagaaGCAGGGGGAATTGATCTGTTTGTTGGAG GCATTGGTCCAGATGGCCACATTGCATTCAATGAACCCGGATCAAGTTTGTCTTCAAGAACAAGATTAAAGACTTTAGCAATGGACACCATTTTGGCAAATGCTAAATACTTTGATGGAGACTTATCTAAAGTACCAACTATGGCGCTTACAGTTGGTGTGGGTACAGTGATGGATGCTAGAGAA GTGATGATTCTTATAACAGGTGCACATAAGGCTTTTGCATTGTACAAAGCAATTGAAGAAGGAGTTAATCACATGTGGACagtttctgctttccagcaaCACCCTCGTACTATCTTCGTGTGTGATGAAGATGCTACTTTAGAACTAAGAGTTAAAACTGTGAAGTACTTTAAAG GTTTAATGCATGTGCACAATAAGCTTGTGGACCCACTGTAcagtatgaaagaaaactga
- the GNPDA2 gene encoding glucosamine-6-phosphate isomerase 2 isoform X3: MRLVILEDYDQASEWAAKYICNRIIQFKPSQGRYFTLGLPTGSTPLGCYKKLIEYHKNGDLSFKYVKTFNMDEYVGLPRNHPESYHSYMWNNFFKHIDIDPNNAHILDGNAPDLQAECDAFEKKIEEAGGIDLFVGGIGPDGHIAFNEPGSSLSSRTRLKTLAMDTILANAKYFDGDLSKVPTMALTVGVGTVMDAREVMILITGAHKAFALYKAIEEGVNHMWTVSAFQQHPRTIFVCDEDATLELRVKTVKYFKGNYLRCIL, translated from the exons ATGAGGCTGGTAATTCTTGAAGATTATGATCAGGCTAGTGAATGGGCAGCAAAATACATCTGTAATCGTATTATCCAATTCAAGCCAAGCCAAGGAAGATATTTCACGCTTGGTCTACCAACAG GGAGTACACCATTGGGATGCTACAAAAAGCTGATAGAATATCACAAGAATGGAgatctttctttcaaatatgtGAAGACTTTTAACATGGATGAATATGTAG GACTTCCCAGAAATCATCCAGAGAGTTATCATTCCTATATGTGGAATAACTTCTTTAAACATATTGACATAGATCCAAATAATGCTCATATCCTTGATGGGAATGCTCCAGACTTACAGGCAGAATGCgatgcatttgaaaagaaaattgaagaaGCAGGGGGAATTGATCTGTTTGTTGGAG GCATTGGTCCAGATGGCCACATTGCATTCAATGAACCCGGATCAAGTTTGTCTTCAAGAACAAGATTAAAGACTTTAGCAATGGACACCATTTTGGCAAATGCTAAATACTTTGATGGAGACTTATCTAAAGTACCAACTATGGCGCTTACAGTTGGTGTGGGTACAGTGATGGATGCTAGAGAA GTGATGATTCTTATAACAGGTGCACATAAGGCTTTTGCATTGTACAAAGCAATTGAAGAAGGAGTTAATCACATGTGGACagtttctgctttccagcaaCACCCTCGTACTATCTTCGTGTGTGATGAAGATGCTACTTTAGAACTAAGAGTTAAAACTGTGAAGTACTTTAAAG gGAACTATTTAAGATGTATACTTTGA